In one window of Candidatus Peregrinibacteria bacterium DNA:
- the murA gene encoding UDP-N-acetylglucosamine 1-carboxyvinyltransferase, whose product MIREKFYIEGGIPLSGTVRVSGSKNAALPILAASILVGGNSRISDVPEIDDTISMMEILEILGVKITRDKNSITFNTESIQFPKQGKDFSAHIKKMRASILLLAPLLIRFGSVRIPFPGGCVLGKRPAKSHFMAFEAFGAKVEEDGDMIVLSSPKKLSPATVVLPEISVTATENAVMVASAIEGKSEIRMAAAEPHVQNLCEFLVSAGAKIEGIGTHTLHVWGTKHLKNGKISIASDYLEAGTFLLAGAVTNGEITVQNVEEHDLDSFFQKLREVGVNFELFPDRKEVRIHRAKKEFHPVKIQTGVFPAFPTDLHPQFAVLLTKCQGTSHIFETLFERKFAYLLELEKMGADVEIMNPHQFLIHGGKRLQGTSVASQDIRAGAAMLLAALAAEGETEISNIHYIHRGYQNIEGKLKSLGAKIERKTEKF is encoded by the coding sequence ATGATACGGGAAAAATTTTATATTGAAGGCGGTATCCCTCTTTCGGGAACAGTTCGAGTTTCAGGCTCGAAAAACGCAGCACTTCCCATACTTGCTGCGAGCATTTTAGTCGGAGGAAATAGCAGAATTTCTGATGTTCCGGAAATAGATGACACGATTTCGATGATGGAAATTTTAGAAATTCTAGGAGTAAAAATCACTCGTGATAAAAATTCGATAACATTTAATACAGAATCAATTCAATTTCCGAAACAGGGAAAAGATTTTTCTGCACATATAAAAAAAATGCGCGCAAGTATTCTTCTTTTGGCACCACTTTTAATACGATTTGGGTCCGTACGGATACCATTTCCCGGCGGATGTGTTCTCGGAAAAAGACCTGCAAAAAGCCATTTTATGGCATTTGAGGCATTTGGAGCGAAGGTTGAGGAAGATGGCGATATGATCGTCCTTTCCTCTCCCAAAAAACTTTCGCCAGCAACAGTCGTTCTTCCAGAAATTTCTGTAACAGCGACAGAAAATGCCGTTATGGTCGCATCTGCCATCGAAGGAAAATCAGAAATTCGAATGGCAGCAGCTGAACCGCATGTGCAAAATCTCTGTGAATTTCTCGTTTCTGCTGGTGCGAAAATAGAAGGTATTGGAACTCATACGCTTCACGTATGGGGAACAAAACATCTGAAAAACGGGAAAATTTCTATTGCCTCTGATTATCTTGAAGCCGGAACTTTTCTCCTTGCGGGAGCCGTCACAAACGGAGAAATAACGGTGCAAAATGTGGAAGAGCACGACCTTGATTCTTTTTTTCAAAAATTACGAGAAGTGGGAGTGAATTTCGAACTTTTTCCAGATCGAAAAGAGGTGCGAATACATAGGGCAAAGAAAGAATTCCATCCGGTCAAAATTCAAACCGGTGTTTTTCCTGCATTTCCAACAGATCTCCATCCGCAATTTGCTGTTCTCCTCACAAAATGCCAGGGAACTTCTCATATTTTTGAAACCCTTTTTGAACGAAAATTTGCCTATCTCCTCGAGCTTGAAAAAATGGGCGCAGATGTCGAAATTATGAATCCGCATCAATTTCTCATCCATGGAGGAAAACGTCTTCAGGGAACTTCCGTTGCGAGCCAGGATATCCGCGCCGGCGCAGCCATGCTTCTTGCCGCCCTTGCGGCAGAAGGAGAAACAGAAATTTCTAATATTCACTATATTCATCGAGGATATCAGAACATTGAAGGAAAGCTCAAATCTCTTGGCGCGAAAATTGAGAGGAAAACAGAGAAATTTTAG
- a CDS encoding signal peptidase II, with the protein MALISMFIGLSILFFVGDQISKMLAETYLSSQDIPILQDLFRFHLSYNSNLALSLPFPLWAQISLSLALLIGMGIYFFWLHPVRTFPEILAVSLILGGALGNLMDRILQGKVVDFIAVWKFPVFNLADTWIFLGVSFFLLREIFWKK; encoded by the coding sequence ATGGCTCTTATATCGATGTTTATCGGACTTTCGATTCTCTTTTTTGTGGGAGATCAGATATCGAAAATGCTGGCGGAGACATATCTTTCTTCTCAAGACATTCCAATTCTGCAAGATCTTTTCCGTTTTCATCTGAGTTATAACAGCAACCTTGCGCTTTCTCTTCCGTTTCCTCTCTGGGCACAGATCAGTCTTTCTCTCGCCCTTCTCATCGGAATGGGAATATATTTTTTTTGGCTCCATCCTGTGAGAACTTTTCCAGAAATTCTCGCAGTTTCGCTCATTCTTGGCGGCGCGCTCGGGAATTTGATGGATCGTATTTTGCAGGGGAAAGTAGTGGATTTTATCGCGGTGTGGAAATTCCCAGTTTTTAATCTTGCTGATACATGGATTTTTCTGGGAGTAAGTTTTTTTCTTTTGCGCGAAATATTCTGGAAAAAATAG
- a CDS encoding HAD family phosphatase, with product MNISLHDFSGLLLDFDGTLANTEPIHALALKIFFHGKGYEFGEKEPGKATNLIFREWGMKQQNEKLAESFFEEYCLFLPEFFQKNYDVISWQNDTFDFLKRTEDVAKVLVTGSYENWLRALDPKLHIFENFSLFVTREDVLPDHEKPDPLAYILGAEKLKLLPSKCLALEDSYSGILSAKRAGCTVVAVKRDSTKGFEFADMVVNSLTEIL from the coding sequence ATGAATATCTCACTCCATGACTTTTCAGGCCTTCTTCTCGATTTTGATGGAACTCTCGCAAATACGGAGCCGATCCATGCACTCGCACTGAAAATTTTTTTTCATGGCAAGGGATATGAATTTGGAGAAAAGGAACCAGGGAAAGCAACGAATCTTATTTTTCGAGAATGGGGAATGAAACAGCAAAATGAAAAACTCGCAGAAAGTTTTTTTGAGGAATATTGTCTGTTTCTCCCTGAATTTTTCCAAAAAAATTATGATGTCATTTCATGGCAAAATGATACCTTTGATTTTCTCAAACGTACGGAAGATGTCGCCAAAGTCCTTGTTACGGGATCATATGAAAACTGGCTCCGAGCGCTTGATCCAAAGCTTCATATTTTTGAAAATTTTTCTCTTTTTGTCACCAGAGAAGATGTTCTTCCAGATCATGAAAAACCAGATCCTCTCGCATATATTCTTGGAGCCGAAAAATTAAAACTTCTCCCGTCAAAATGCCTCGCTCTCGAGGATTCGTATTCGGGGATTCTTTCCGCAAAAAGAGCTGGGTGCACTGTTGTTGCCGTAAAAAGAGACTCGACAAAAGGCTTTGAATTTGCTGACATGGTAGTGAATTCTCTTACCGAAATTCTCTAA
- a CDS encoding leucine--tRNA ligase, translated as MADIDPKSFDHKTIEKKWQKYWLKNKTFRAPDDSKKEKYYVLDMFPYPSSAGLHVGHPLGYTATDIMSRYLRMNGKNVLHPMGWDAFGLPAENYAIKTKVHPEKTTSANIETFRRQIQDLGFTYDWDREVNTCVPEYYKWTQWFFAFLYKNNLAYRKDAPVNWCESCQTVLANEQVVNGKCERCKNDVIQKKLEQWFFRITDFIEDDQKTSGLLSGLEKIDWPNSTKIAQMNWIGRQEGINIFYDVIDSSEKIATFTKYPETNFGATFIVVAPEHPIVSKITTPEHKKEVEKYLERTFKMTELQRTETTEKTGAFTGSYAFNPLNKKKMPIYVADFVLAHYGTGMVVGVPGHDERDFEFAKNFDLEIIRVMKTSDGDISPVTKLEQVDHEGIMMNSEFLNGMDAQKEAKKAMMDSMEKEGMGKRVVFYNLRDWLVSRQRYWGAPIPIVYDDAGNHYLLPEDELPVKLPTDVDFMPKGESPLAKSTSFHDKKELERIEKKLKKSGDLSNERTIVRRESDTMDTFVCSSWYMFRFMDPNNTKEFASKEMMKKWGPIDLYVGGAEHTVLHLLYARFFTKVLHKYGYIDYDEPFQKLRHQGMILGEDGQKMSKSIGNVINPDEVVNAFGADTLRCYEMFMGPFHQKKPWSMGAVEGVRKFLDRTYRVFQKSITPLGSARGDDELRITDKNLQSLLHKTIKIVTEHIQEFRFNTALSQMMILTNELTKSESVSREILEKFVLILAPFAPHLAEELWGEVLGHKESLTYEPWPKYDEKYLVEESVTYVVQVNGKLRGDFTIEKTASQEEVIAQAKTLEKVKKYLEEGKIVKEIFVPEKIVGFVVK; from the coding sequence ATGGCTGACATCGATCCAAAATCATTTGATCACAAAACCATTGAAAAAAAATGGCAAAAATATTGGCTGAAAAATAAAACTTTTCGAGCGCCAGATGATTCGAAAAAAGAAAAATATTACGTGCTCGATATGTTTCCGTATCCATCATCCGCGGGGCTTCATGTCGGGCATCCGCTTGGATATACTGCGACAGACATCATGTCGCGATACCTTCGAATGAATGGAAAAAATGTGCTCCATCCGATGGGCTGGGACGCGTTTGGACTTCCAGCAGAAAATTACGCGATTAAGACAAAAGTGCATCCGGAAAAAACAACTTCGGCGAATATCGAAACGTTTCGCAGGCAAATTCAAGACCTCGGATTTACGTATGACTGGGATCGAGAAGTAAATACTTGTGTTCCAGAATATTATAAGTGGACACAATGGTTTTTTGCATTTTTGTACAAAAATAATCTCGCGTATCGAAAAGATGCGCCAGTGAATTGGTGCGAGAGTTGCCAAACCGTTCTCGCAAATGAACAAGTGGTGAATGGGAAATGTGAGCGATGTAAAAATGATGTGATTCAAAAAAAACTCGAACAGTGGTTCTTTCGCATTACGGATTTTATTGAAGATGATCAAAAGACCTCAGGACTTCTTTCTGGACTCGAAAAAATTGATTGGCCAAATTCGACAAAAATTGCACAGATGAATTGGATTGGAAGGCAAGAGGGAATCAATATTTTTTATGACGTGATCGATTCATCAGAAAAAATTGCAACATTCACGAAATATCCAGAAACAAATTTCGGAGCAACATTTATTGTTGTCGCTCCAGAGCATCCGATTGTTTCAAAAATAACAACTCCAGAACACAAAAAAGAAGTGGAGAAATATCTCGAAAGAACTTTCAAAATGACTGAGCTTCAGAGAACTGAAACAACTGAAAAAACTGGAGCATTTACGGGATCGTATGCATTCAATCCACTCAATAAAAAGAAAATGCCCATTTATGTTGCGGATTTCGTATTAGCACATTATGGAACGGGAATGGTCGTCGGAGTTCCGGGACATGATGAGCGCGATTTCGAGTTTGCGAAAAATTTTGATCTCGAAATTATTCGCGTGATGAAAACTTCCGATGGTGATATTTCTCCAGTTACAAAACTCGAACAAGTAGATCATGAAGGAATTATGATGAATTCTGAATTTTTGAATGGAATGGATGCACAAAAAGAAGCGAAAAAAGCAATGATGGATTCCATGGAAAAAGAAGGAATGGGAAAACGTGTTGTCTTTTATAATCTCCGCGACTGGCTCGTTTCTCGCCAAAGATATTGGGGCGCGCCAATTCCAATTGTGTATGATGACGCTGGCAATCATTATCTTTTGCCCGAAGATGAACTTCCCGTAAAACTTCCGACCGATGTCGATTTTATGCCAAAAGGAGAATCGCCACTCGCGAAATCAACATCATTTCATGACAAAAAAGAATTAGAAAGAATTGAAAAAAAACTGAAAAAATCTGGAGATTTATCGAACGAGAGAACTATCGTCAGAAGAGAATCCGATACAATGGATACTTTCGTTTGTTCTTCATGGTATATGTTTCGATTTATGGATCCGAACAATACAAAAGAATTTGCGTCGAAAGAAATGATGAAAAAATGGGGACCAATTGATCTTTATGTTGGTGGCGCAGAACACACTGTTCTTCATCTTCTCTACGCCAGATTTTTCACAAAAGTGCTTCATAAATATGGATATATTGACTATGATGAGCCATTTCAGAAGCTTCGCCATCAGGGTATGATTCTTGGCGAAGATGGACAAAAAATGTCGAAATCGATTGGAAATGTGATTAATCCTGATGAAGTTGTGAACGCATTTGGAGCTGATACTTTGAGATGTTATGAAATGTTTATGGGACCATTTCACCAGAAAAAACCGTGGTCAATGGGCGCAGTGGAAGGAGTACGGAAATTTCTGGATCGAACATATCGCGTGTTCCAGAAGTCAATTACGCCGCTCGGCTCCGCTCGGGGTGACGACGAATTACGAATTACGGATAAAAATTTGCAATCGCTTTTGCATAAGACCATTAAAATTGTAACAGAGCATATTCAAGAATTTCGATTCAACACAGCGCTTTCTCAAATGATGATCCTTACGAATGAGCTTACAAAATCTGAGAGCGTTTCTCGGGAAATATTAGAAAAATTTGTACTTATCCTTGCTCCATTCGCTCCGCATCTTGCGGAAGAACTCTGGGGAGAAGTCCTCGGTCACAAAGAATCACTCACATATGAACCATGGCCAAAGTATGATGAGAAATATCTTGTGGAAGAAAGCGTGACATACGTAGTTCAGGTGAACGGAAAACTTCGTGGAGACTTTACCATAGAAAAGACAGCGTCTCAAGAAGAAGTTATTGCTCAGGCAAAAACCTTAGAGAAAGTGAAGAAATATTTAGAAGAGGGAAAAATTGTAAAAGAAATATTTGTTCCGGAGAAAATTGTGGGATTTGTGGTGAAGTAA